TCGTGCCGCTCAATGAATGGAGAATGCCGACCTTGATGGTATCTGCGGCTTGACCGACCGTGGCTGCGAATAAACACGCCGCCCCCGTTACCAGACTAAAGAATTGCTTTTTCATAGGATTTCAAATGACGTTGATTTCAGATTCAGGTTTTCAATGTTGGGTTTAGAACAGATAAGAAAGGCCGGCGCCGAAGATGACCCGGTTTTGTTTGCCCGGCACGAAGCCTCCCGAATACGAGGTATGGTCGTAGCGGATTTCCGGCTGGAACTTGATGGCGGGAACCGGAGTGTAGTTGAGCGTGACCGCGACACTGGAAAGGTCCTGGCCAACGCCGACCGGGTTCATGAACCCGAGCGCGCCGCCGGAGGCATCCACACCGTCATGATCCGCGAGATATTCCGCGCGCAAGGCGAGGTCGAATTGCTTGGTGAACGCGTAATCCGTCCAAAGCCCGGCGGAATAAACATCCGAGTGCCCGGCAGCATACGCCGCGGGAGGAGCTGCAAGATGCGGATTATAGAAGTTGAACCAGTCGAGTTCCGTGCCGAAGGTCCACTGCGGCGTTGGATTCCATCCGGCGAGGATTTCCGCGCCGATGAGATTTTCGGTAAAGCCCGCATCCTCACGACCGCCGAATACCAAGCCATTGACCCAAAGATTTTTCAAGGGCTTGAGGTCGAGCGCGGCGATGAAACTCTTGGAAGAGTTATTGTCAATAGGTCCGGCATAAGTGCCGTTTTGCACGCGCAACTTCACATCGGCCCAATCCGTCAGGGTATAGCCGAGTTGAATGCCTTCCGCGGGACCATTGCCGGTGAAGAACCATTGGTAACCCTGCGAAAAGTTCGCATTCGCCGCGCCGCCATCCCCCGACTCAT
The Verrucomicrobiia bacterium genome window above contains:
- a CDS encoding outer membrane beta-barrel protein; protein product: MKKQPRLGKQLKTAGVCMGMVVSSAIALHADPMAADPSATDPQSMQKLTQENKDLKARLDALETAAEKEGWMPSNKGGNSSVAALSDITLSGFITTSYFHDSSEPAGHVSPGYLWNRVNDNFSLNKIKVTLASKPVERSGDKFDAAFRVSLIYGQDAPVVNSGFNGNHSTVTTTPGGATGTYNNDSGFNAVREAYVELNIPIGTGVNFRAGEMISLLNYESGDGGAANANFSQGYQWFFTGNGPAEGIQLGYTLTDWADVKLRVQNGTYAGPIDNNSSKSFIAALDLKPLKNLWVNGLVFGGREDAGFTENLIGAEILAGWNPTPQWTFGTELDWFNFYNPHLAAPPAAYAAGHSDVYSAGLWTDYAFTKQFDLALRAEYLADHDGVDASGGALGFMNPVGVGQDLSSVAVTLNYTPVPAIKFQPEIRYDHTSYSGGFVPGKQNRVIFGAGLSYLF